Part of the Sinorhizobium sp. BG8 genome, ACGTGGTGCGGCCGCCCCACATCGGGATGGCAGGCGACGAATTGGTAAAGATCATGGAGATGTAACCGGCTTCTATTGCCTGGAGTGCGTAGAGCGCGCCCATGCCGAAATGTGTGCTGCGGTGAACCCCGACGAGACCGATGCCGTTCTGACTGGCAAGTGAGACCGCTTCGTCCATCGCCTTGTGAGAAGCAATGAACCCCATTCCATTGTCGCCATCGACGATGGACACGGCGCCCGCCACCTTCTCGACGCCGACGTTCGGCCGTGGATTGACGAGACCGCGCTGAAGTCGTTCGACGTACATTGGAATACGCGAAACGCCGTGTGAATCGATGCCTCGCAGGTTCGCTTTCACGAGGTCCCGGGCGATGACGGCCGCATCTGCATCCGTCATTCCTGTCCCGGTGAAGATCCTCGTCGCAAAGGCTGTGAGTTCGTCCGCAGGGAAGTATTTGAGTGTCGTCATGGCGAGCTTCCTGTGCTGATGGCTGGCGATGTTCGCTCAGACGTGTGGGGTGATTTCCCGCTCATGGCGCGCAGCACGCCAGCGATAGATGGTCGGGAGAATGACGAGCGTTGCGGCGATGATCAGCAATGCCAGCGAAATCGGGTGGGTGAAGAAGACGCTTACGTCCCCCTGGCTGATCGTCAGTGCGCGGCGGAACTGCTGCTCGGCGAGCGGGCCGAGGATCAGGCCGACGATGCACGGAGCAACAGGCACGTTCAGGACCCGCATGCCGAACCCCATCAGGCCGATGATCCAGAGGATGGCGACATCGACGATGTTGTTGTTGAGCGTGTAGGCTCCCATCGTCGCGAAGAGCAGGATGCCTGAATAGAGCCAGGGACGCGGTATAGTCAGCAGCTTAACCCATACGCCTGCAAGTGGGAGATTGAGCAGGAGCAACATCACGTTGCCGATGTAGAGGCTTGCGATCAGCCCCCAGACAAGGTCCGGATTGCTGTCGAAGAGGAGCGGGCCAGGCTGAATTCCATACTGTTGGAAAGCGGCAAGCATGATCGCCGCGGTCGCGGATGTCGGCAGTCCCAGAGCCAGCAGAGGAGCAAGGACACCCGCAGCCGATGCATTGTTGGCGGCCTCGGGTCCGGCTACAGCTTCGATGGCGCCATGCCCAAACTCTTCCGGATTCTTGGAAAGGCGCTTCTCCGTCAGATAGGACAGGAAGGTGGGTATTTCGCTGCCACCTGCGGGCAGTGCCCCAATGGGAAAACCGAGTGCGGTGCCGCGCAGCCACGGCTTCCATGAGCGCCGCCAGTCTTCGCGGCTCATCCACTTCGAACCCTTGAGCTGGTAGATCTCCTCGGTTTCGAAACAGTGGCGAGCGACGGTGAAAAGTGTCTCGCCGACTGCAAACAGCCCGACGGCAACCACGACGACGTCGATGCCATCCAGAAGTTCCGAAATTCCGAGGGTGAAGCGCGCCTGGCCCGTTTGCAGGTCGATGCCGACCAGTCCAAGTGCGAGACCAAACAGAAGGCTCGCCAGACCACGAGAGAGTGAATCGCCCAACACCGCTGTTACAGTGGTGAGTGCGAGCACCATCAGGGCAAAATACTCCGTCGGACCGAAGAGAAGCGCCAGCTTGACCATCAGTGGAGCGACGAATGTCAGTGCGATCGTGGCAATCGTTCCCGCAACGAACGATCCGATCGCGGCCGTTGCCAGGGCCTGTGCGCCCCGACCTTTTCGTGCCATCGCATGGCCGTCCAGTGCCGTCACGATCGACGCGGATTCGCCTGGCGTGTTCAGCAGGATCGATGTGGTGGAGCCACCGTACATCGCACCGTAGTAGATACCCGCAAACATGATGAATGCGCTTGTCGGCTCAAGGCCGTAGGTGACCGGCAACAGCAGGGCCACCGTCAGTGCAGGTCCGATACCGGGCAGAACACCGATGGCCGTGCCAAGCGTCACGCCGACGAGGGACCAGAACAGGTTGTAGGGCGTTACCGCGACGGCAAAGCCGTGGAAGAGTGCTGCGATTGTATCCATGATCAGTCCGCCCTTCAGGCATGAGGCCGCGTTGATGGGGTTCCGCCAGGCTTCAGGCCCGGCATCACAGCGTCCCGCCAAATACGATGATGACGTCCTCGACGAGGCTGCCTGTGGGCAAATCGAGATCGAGCCCGTAGTCGAAGACCACGTAGGTGATCGAACTCAGCATGACGCCGATCACGATGTTCCAGACATAGGTTCGGCTACCGAATGCCATCGCCGACACGGCAAAGAGAAACGCTCCCGAGATAATCCAGCCAAGACGCTCCAGGATCACCAACTGCGAGGCGAAGGCCGCCGCCACGATGATGACGGCCCTCCAGTCGAGTTCCGGATACTCCTCGGCCTCAAGGCGGTGGATGACAGCTTCATAGAGCAGCTGTGCACCAACGAGGATGAGACCGCCTGCAATTAGGGCTGGGAACAGTCCGGGCCCGATGACCGCTTGGGCCGCGATGGGAGGCGTCATCCACGTTTCAATCGCGATGAACAGTCCCAGGCTCAACGTGGCAAGCCCAAGGATCGTTTCACCGATACGGAAATTGGCCGATTTCAACATGATGATGCCTCCCGATGCACAGGCGCTCGTCAGAGCAGCCCAACCTCCTTCAGAGCACTCTCGACGCGCTTCTGCTCCTCAGCCAGAAACGCGCCGAATTCCTTGGCCGGCAGGTAGGTGTCGATCCAGCCACGCTTCTGGAGCGCCGCCTTCCACTCTTCGGTCTTCACCAACGCGGCAATCGCCTCGTCCAGACCCTGCCGGTC contains:
- a CDS encoding tripartite tricarboxylate transporter permease codes for the protein MDTIAALFHGFAVAVTPYNLFWSLVGVTLGTAIGVLPGIGPALTVALLLPVTYGLEPTSAFIMFAGIYYGAMYGGSTTSILLNTPGESASIVTALDGHAMARKGRGAQALATAAIGSFVAGTIATIALTFVAPLMVKLALLFGPTEYFALMVLALTTVTAVLGDSLSRGLASLLFGLALGLVGIDLQTGQARFTLGISELLDGIDVVVVAVGLFAVGETLFTVARHCFETEEIYQLKGSKWMSREDWRRSWKPWLRGTALGFPIGALPAGGSEIPTFLSYLTEKRLSKNPEEFGHGAIEAVAGPEAANNASAAGVLAPLLALGLPTSATAAIMLAAFQQYGIQPGPLLFDSNPDLVWGLIASLYIGNVMLLLLNLPLAGVWVKLLTIPRPWLYSGILLFATMGAYTLNNNIVDVAILWIIGLMGFGMRVLNVPVAPCIVGLILGPLAEQQFRRALTISQGDVSVFFTHPISLALLIIAATLVILPTIYRWRAARHEREITPHV
- a CDS encoding tripartite tricarboxylate transporter TctB family protein, with the translated sequence MLKSANFRIGETILGLATLSLGLFIAIETWMTPPIAAQAVIGPGLFPALIAGGLILVGAQLLYEAVIHRLEAEEYPELDWRAVIIVAAAFASQLVILERLGWIISGAFLFAVSAMAFGSRTYVWNIVIGVMLSSITYVVFDYGLDLDLPTGSLVEDVIIVFGGTL